One segment of Rhodopirellula baltica SH 1 DNA contains the following:
- a CDS encoding vWA domain-containing protein, with amino-acid sequence MDTSKPNSDSPSRDRRDPVGGVIHAYQKYDPVAFPPPSQPPPDLVSPAFEQALMYGNFHELSEEDLANAVKLDPSQIAGLGPSIDFLKALLEDRKRKILETYEARTVQKKARKAFHQAAKRVKPPAKMEKLFQMAINQEQPFMIERLWYQAGDDNGDLARNLLATGSAMEDKHNLEELATKYDFIGNESMSIPKALEIKEELEKIDELLQQLEEAEKSAQIGLIDMEMLSEFAQPGDMEQLEDMRRQVENLMREQAERQGLERNKDGSGFRLTPQAYKMFQGRLLEQIFSELDPSRTGRHEGDVVGEGAVELQQTKPYEFGDSVANLDLPQTIINALLRQKDERPLRLHSDDIVVHKTRNHPKAATAVIMDMSGSMRYEGQYINVKRMALALQGLINSEYPGDLLKFIEMYTFAKLRTPGEIIECMPKQVTIHDPWVRLKCDMSNPDISEHEIHPHFTNIQHALQMARQNLATCDTPNRQIVLITDGLPTAHFEGEWLYMLYPPDPQTEAATMREAQLCAKEGITINIFLIPSWSQSKEDIRFAYRMAQSTRGRVFFTSGKNLDRFVLWDYVKNRRSIIA; translated from the coding sequence ATGGACACTTCCAAACCCAATTCTGATTCGCCGTCTCGCGACCGACGCGATCCCGTGGGTGGGGTGATCCATGCCTATCAAAAGTACGACCCTGTCGCTTTCCCGCCACCGAGCCAACCGCCGCCGGACCTGGTTTCGCCTGCGTTTGAACAAGCGTTGATGTACGGCAATTTCCACGAACTGTCCGAAGAAGACTTGGCGAACGCCGTGAAGCTCGATCCGAGCCAAATCGCTGGCTTGGGACCGAGCATCGATTTCCTGAAAGCGTTGCTGGAGGACCGCAAACGCAAGATTTTGGAAACCTACGAAGCTCGGACGGTTCAGAAGAAAGCTCGCAAGGCGTTCCACCAAGCGGCCAAACGAGTGAAACCGCCCGCCAAAATGGAAAAGCTCTTCCAAATGGCGATCAATCAAGAACAACCCTTCATGATTGAACGGTTGTGGTACCAAGCGGGTGACGACAACGGCGACCTCGCCCGCAACTTGCTTGCGACCGGTTCGGCAATGGAAGACAAGCACAACCTCGAAGAACTTGCCACGAAGTATGACTTCATCGGCAATGAATCGATGTCGATCCCCAAGGCACTGGAGATCAAGGAGGAACTTGAAAAGATCGACGAACTGCTGCAGCAATTGGAAGAGGCCGAGAAGTCTGCGCAGATCGGCTTGATTGACATGGAGATGCTCAGCGAATTCGCTCAACCGGGCGACATGGAACAGCTCGAGGACATGCGCCGCCAGGTGGAAAACCTCATGCGTGAACAAGCCGAACGCCAGGGCCTCGAACGCAACAAGGATGGCTCTGGATTTCGCTTGACGCCGCAGGCTTACAAAATGTTTCAAGGTCGATTGCTTGAGCAGATCTTCAGTGAACTTGATCCGTCACGCACCGGACGCCACGAAGGGGACGTGGTCGGCGAAGGTGCCGTGGAGTTGCAGCAGACCAAACCGTATGAGTTCGGCGACAGTGTCGCCAACTTGGATTTGCCGCAGACAATCATCAACGCGTTGCTTCGGCAAAAGGACGAACGTCCGCTGCGATTGCACAGCGATGACATCGTGGTCCACAAAACTCGCAATCACCCGAAAGCCGCCACGGCGGTGATCATGGACATGAGCGGGTCGATGCGGTACGAGGGCCAATACATCAACGTCAAACGCATGGCGTTGGCACTGCAGGGATTGATCAACAGCGAGTACCCCGGTGACCTCTTGAAGTTCATCGAGATGTACACGTTCGCCAAACTTCGAACACCAGGCGAAATCATCGAGTGCATGCCCAAGCAGGTCACGATTCATGACCCTTGGGTTCGCCTGAAGTGTGACATGAGCAACCCGGACATCAGCGAACACGAGATCCACCCGCACTTCACGAACATCCAGCACGCGTTGCAAATGGCGAGGCAAAACCTGGCCACCTGCGACACGCCCAACCGGCAAATTGTGTTGATCACGGATGGGCTGCCAACGGCACACTTCGAAGGCGAGTGGTTGTACATGTTGTATCCGCCCGATCCACAAACCGAAGCCGCCACGATGCGTGAGGCTCAGCTTTGCGCGAAGGAGGGGATCACGATCAACATCTTTTTGATCCCCAGTTGGTCGCAAAGCAAAGAGGACATCCGGTTCGCCTACCGGATGGCTCAATCGACCCGCGGGCGGGTGTTCTTCACCAGCGGCAAGAACCTCGATCGATTTGTGCTGTGGGACTACGTCAAGAATCGACGTAGCATCATCGCTTAA
- a CDS encoding IS3-like element ISRba6 family transposase (programmed frameshift), producing MDKRRTFSREYKLAAVKKVIEQGLSYTAVAKDLGIGDSLIRKWKKSFDEDGTFQAEVVGSQSIEAELRRLREENRQLKMERDIFKKSDGILRQRKSLRLKFIGECRDRWPIAVLCRTLEVTRAAYYRFAGRGPTATEIKQTQIIQAVKEIRLEKHHDAYGSPRMQRAIVKRGVVCCRNTVAKCMRHAGIQANRRTKFRISTTDSNHDQPIASNLLGQNFTTEAINRVWLTDITYIPTQEGSTYLCAFVDLHSRKIVSWKTSRNMDSELVVGAFDQALTFRKPNAGLIVHSDRGSQFASDHFRRRLAASGLVQSMSRRGNCYDNAPMESFFKSYKTEEAQQIYDTHEHATRGVSDYIERFYNPHRLHSSLGYLSPIDFEQAIKEPSLVSES from the exons ATGGACAAACGTCGAACATTTAGCCGCGAATACAAGCTGGCCGCAGTCAAGAAAGTCATCGAACAAGGCTTGTCGTACACCGCTGTCGCTAAAGACTTGGGGATCGGGGACAGCTTGATTCGCAAGTGGAAGAAGTCTTTTGACGAAGACGGAACATTCCAGGCCGAAGTAGTTGGTAGCCAATCCATTGAAGCCGAGCTGAGACGACTTCGCGAAGAGAATCGTCAACTCAAGATGGAACGCGACATTT TTAAAAAAAGCGACGGCATTCTTCGCCAAAGAAAGTCACTGAGGTTGAAGTTCATTGGAGAGTGCCGCGATCGCTGGCCGATCGCAGTGCTCTGCCGAACCCTCGAAGTCACTCGCGCCGCTTATTACCGATTCGCCGGTCGCGGTCCCACAGCCACCGAGATCAAGCAAACCCAAATCATTCAAGCCGTCAAGGAAATCCGACTGGAAAAACATCACGATGCGTATGGAAGCCCGCGAATGCAACGAGCAATAGTCAAACGCGGTGTGGTGTGCTGCCGAAATACCGTCGCCAAATGCATGCGTCATGCGGGAATACAAGCCAATCGCCGCACCAAATTCAGAATATCGACCACTGACTCCAATCATGATCAGCCCATCGCCTCAAATTTGCTTGGCCAAAACTTCACGACCGAGGCAATCAATCGCGTCTGGCTAACGGACATCACCTACATCCCAACCCAAGAAGGCTCCACTTACCTCTGTGCATTCGTTGACCTGCATTCCCGCAAGATTGTCAGCTGGAAAACGAGCCGGAACATGGATTCGGAATTGGTGGTCGGGGCATTCGATCAAGCACTTACTTTTCGCAAGCCAAACGCGGGCCTGATCGTTCACAGCGATCGTGGCTCCCAATTCGCGAGCGATCATTTCCGCAGACGCCTGGCAGCCAGTGGGCTAGTTCAAAGCATGAGCCGTCGCGGGAACTGCTACGACAACGCACCGATGGAATCGTTCTTCAAGAGTTACAAAACCGAGGAAGCACAGCAGATTTACGACACGCACGAACACGCCACACGCGGCGTATCTGACTACATCGAACGATTTTACAACCCTCATCGCTTGCACTCGTCGCTGGGCTACCTCAGTCCAATCGATTTCGAGCAAGCGATCAAAGAACCGTCACTCGTAAGTGAGTCCTGA
- a CDS encoding YggS family pyridoxal phosphate-dependent enzyme — translation MAEPISKQQMKCDEATAKSLIVDNWNSVNSSVSETAQRCGRSPDSVRVVGVTKYVDAEITSWLVEAGCHDLGENRPQLLESKFQTLDDSNIRWHQIGNLQRNKVRRLLPAEPLVHAIASERLLDALHNECLLQSRSIDGLIEINVSEEEAKTGLPIDQLEPLLVHWRELAGSSNAGLNINGLMAMAGWGTDETAAARQFAKLRELRDQMESSTGISLPELSMGMSGDYPAAIAEGATLVRIGTRLFQGVLPTG, via the coding sequence ATGGCTGAACCAATCTCGAAACAACAAATGAAGTGCGACGAAGCGACCGCCAAGTCGCTGATCGTGGACAATTGGAACTCCGTCAACAGTTCCGTTTCCGAAACTGCGCAGCGATGTGGTCGTTCGCCCGACAGCGTTCGCGTGGTCGGTGTCACCAAGTACGTTGACGCGGAAATCACCAGTTGGTTGGTCGAAGCGGGATGTCACGATCTGGGCGAGAACCGGCCTCAACTGTTGGAGAGCAAATTCCAAACGCTCGATGATTCCAACATTCGCTGGCACCAAATCGGAAACTTGCAACGCAACAAAGTCCGGCGTCTACTGCCCGCTGAACCTCTCGTCCATGCGATTGCAAGCGAACGGCTGCTCGATGCGTTGCACAACGAGTGCTTGCTTCAGTCACGATCCATCGATGGATTGATCGAAATTAATGTCAGTGAAGAAGAAGCCAAGACCGGATTGCCAATCGATCAGTTGGAACCACTCTTGGTTCACTGGCGTGAACTCGCAGGTTCCTCCAACGCGGGCCTGAACATCAACGGTTTGATGGCGATGGCGGGCTGGGGCACCGATGAGACCGCCGCGGCTCGGCAGTTCGCCAAACTGCGAGAGCTTCGCGACCAAATGGAATCGTCCACAGGAATTTCGCTTCCCGAATTGTCAATGGGAATGAGTGGCGACTATCCCGCCGCGATCGCAGAAGGTGCCACGCTGGTCCGCATCGGCACGCGATTGTTCCAAGGTGTTCTGCCGACGGGTTGA